The nucleotide sequence GCGTATGGATAGAGGTTTAAGGGAATAACAGCTTTGAATTCGTCGCGTCATTGCTAATAGATTCCATGTCATACGCAAAGGTTCAGGATTGAATGTAGGCGGGTGACGCCTGAGGACGATCGAGAGATTGATAGTACTGGGATAGTTCAGGAATCAATTGATTTAAGTTACCCGCTCCTAAAAACAAGACGAGATCTTGAGGTTGTAACTGTTGTTGGAGGTAGGCTAACACCTCAGGCAGGGTCGGTTGGTAAACAACTTGATGATGATGGCGAGCCACTTCTGCCGCTAAGGTTTCACCTGAGAAGTTTCCCGGATTCGCTTCTCCGGCACTGTAGACGTCCGTCAGTACAACTAAATCGGCATTGCTGAAGGCTTGCCCAAACTCTTCTAAGAAAGCCTGGGTTCGGCTGTAACGATGGGGTTGGAAAACCGCCACCACTCGCCCGACCGCCGCTGGGTCACTCGAAACTCGGAGGCGAGCCGCAGAAAGAGTCGCCTGCAATTCACTGGGATGGTGGGCATAGTCATCAATGAGCGTGATTTGCCGATATTCACCTCGATGCTCAAAGCGACGCCGTGCTCCCTCGAAGGTTGAGAGAATTGCTGTAATTTGGGTGAATTCTAGACCCAGTAACCGACCAATGGCGATC is from Synechococcales cyanobacterium T60_A2020_003 and encodes:
- a CDS encoding UDP-N-acetylmuramate--L-alanine ligase, whose product is VIDTFRQFASQCDILVGCADCKTVVEALHPTITYGSQPGTQADYIADQINFHANGTSARIWERGTALGTLNLQVLGQHNLNNALAAIAIGRLLGLEFTQITAILSTFEGARRRFEHRGEYRQITLIDDYAHHPSELQATLSAARLRVSSDPAAVGRVVAVFQPHRYSRTQAFLEEFGQAFSNADLVVLTDVYSAGEANPGNFSGETLAAEVARHHHQVVYQPTLPEVLAYLQQQLQPQDLVLFLGAGNLNQLIPELSQYYQSLDRPQASPAYIQS